A segment of the Echinicola strongylocentroti genome:
CGTGTGTTCCCCGTCACGGTGTTCTCTGATGACAGGCAAGCACATGGGGAATGCTTCCGTAAAACGGAATGGGCAACTAATGGATTCCAATGATGTGACCGTAGCAGAACTCCTAAAGGAAGCTGGCTATACCACCGGGGCGATTGGAAAATGGGGGCTCTCCAATGGGCCATTACAAACCAATAGTGCCAACCAAAAGGGATTTGACCACTGGTTTGGCTATGATAATCAAGGGTTTGCCCATTTTTATTATCCAGAATATATGTGGCGGAACCATACCAAAGTCAACTATCCCGAAAACGTATCTATAAGAGATGCATCAGGAGCGTACCTACAAGGTAGAGGGACCTATTCCCATGATGAATTTACGAAAGAGGCGCTTTGGTTTATTGAAGAAAACAAAGACAATCCCTTTTTCCTCTATTTGCCATATACTATTCCTCATGCTGAATTGACGGTTCCCGAGGATTCCTTAGAGCCATATTCATCTCTTGGATGGCCTGAGCGCAAGAAAAAAGAAGGTGGAGGAGGGGGGACTCCTGGCGATGAAGGCTATGGCAGCCAATATGACGGCGGCTATTGTGCCCAAGACAATCCCAATGCCACCTATGCGGCCATGATTTCAAGAATGGATCGAGATATTGGAAAAATCAGAGCGCTGATATCCCAGTTGGGATTGGACGAGAATACCATTATCATGTTTGCCAGCGACAATGGCCCTGATGAAGCGGGAGGCAACGACCTAGATTTTTTTAACAGTACGGCTGGACTTCGAGGACGCAAAAGAGATATTTATGAGGGAGGAATACGGTCTCCATTTATAGTGGAGTGGAAAGGAAGCATCCCATCTGGGACCGTTAACAATATGCCATCTGCTTTTTGGGATTTTTTACCCACTGCTTGTGATTTAGCAGGAGTCACTATTCCGGAATATACAGATGGGGTTAGTTTATTACCGACACTTTTGGGAAAGAAAAAACAGCAAAAAAAGCACGATTACCTTTATTGGGAATGGGGAACGGTCCAAGCGGTCAGGGTGGACAATTGGAAGCTTCATTATATCAATTCAACCAAAAATGACAGTAAACCTATTTATGAGCTATACGATCTGGATAAGGATCCTTTCGAAATCAATAATGTCGCCCAATCACATCCCCAATTGATCAATAAGCTCAAGAAATATTTTGCCGATGCTACCCAAACAAGATAAAATGAACAGGGTAGCCATTAACGGTTTCCTACTGCTATATGCCTTTTTTTTGGTAGCTACTACCAATGGCCAATCAAGAATTTCAATCAATAACGACTGGAAATTCAAGCTTGGCGATCATCCTGAGGTACTTGAAAGAGATTTTAGGCCTGCTGGATGGAGGACATTGGACGTACCTCATGACTGGAGCATAGAGGGAGAGTATGATAAGGATGCACCCATGGGCGGAAGAGGAGGATACCTTCCCTCGGGAATAGGCTGGTATTATAAAGAGATTCCAGTTGCTGCCTCATGGAAAGGTAAAATGGTGAGCATCGAATTTGACGGTGTGTTTATGAACAGCACTGTATGGGTAAATGGAGACAGTTTAGGTACCAGACCATATGGATGGATTTCTTTTGATTATGATGTAAGTGGGAAGGTGGTCCAGGATTCTGTGTTGAGAGTAGCTGTGAGGGTGGATAATACTCCCCAGCCTGCAGCACGATGGTATACAGGAAGTGGGATTTATGCCAATACTTGGTTAAGGGTGACCGACCTCATTCATACGGAGGAAAGGGAGACTTTTGTCCGTACGGAAGACAACATCGTCAAGACCAGTGGTACAATCAGGAATGCAGGTTCATCTTCGGAAGGGCTTACTGCGACAATGGCTATTTTGGACAAGGAAGGAAAAACAGTTTCCAGTATAGGTAAAAAATATCACTTACCTGCTGGTGGGGAAGTGGCGTTCAATGAAGAAATAGAAGTGCCTGAGGTAAAAAAATGGTCACCGGGAGCCCCGTACCTTTACCGCCAAGTCATTACACTTGCCAAAGGTAAAAAAGTGTATCATCAAGATACTGTAACGTTTGGGTTTAGAGAAGTGGAATGGAAGCCCAAATCTGGTGTTTGGATCAATGGAGAACATATTAAATTACGGGGTGTCTGTAACCATCAAGATGCGGGAGCTTTCGGAGCCGCTGTACCCGACAAGATCCTTCGCTATAGAATTCAGCAGTTAAAAGATATGGGGGTAAATGCCATTAGGACAGCCCATAACCCCCAGACTCCCCAATTTTATGAAATGTGTGATGAAATGGGGATGTTGGTAATGGACGAGATTTTTGATGGATGGGAGCAAAAAGCCGATAATGATTATGGCGCCAGGTTTTTTGACGATTGGTGGGAACGTGATCTTACGGATTGGGTAAAGCGAGACCGCAACCATCCCAGTATTATCCTATATAGCATAGGTAATGAGACTCACGGGGATATCGCCAAGAGCATGGTAAGCAAATGTCATCAGCTGGATCCCAGCCGACCAGTAACGTCAGGCCATTCTGCATCCGAGTATATGGATGTTTTTGGAGTCAATGGAGCCAGTGAAAAAAAAGGATGGTTGCAATCGATGCCTACAGACCGGGTGTTTGTCGGGACAGAAAACACCCATACCTGGCAGGTGAGAGGCTTTTACCGAACCAAGACTTGGTATAGGGATGGATACCCCAACCAACGTCAACAACCCTACTATTATCCTGATCTGACAGAAAATGAGTTGTTTACCTATGATTGGGCTGATGCTTCGGCCAAGACCCATTACAAACAGGTGTTCAATTCCAGCTATGATAATGCCATGGTACGATTGACTTCTAGGCAGAGTATTGAATTGTTACGGGATACTCCCCATTACGCAGGCACTTTTAGGTGGACTGGGCATGATTATATTGGAGAAGCGACTTATGTCCATGGAGGGTGGCCGTTCAGGGCCTTTATGGGAGGAGCAATAGACTTGGCCAATTTCGAAAAAGATCTCTATTATCTTTATAAAAGCCAATGGACTACGGATCCAATGGTCCATATCCTTCCCCATTGGACACACCCTACACTGAAAAGAGGAGCACTGGTACCGGTTTGGGTGTATTCCAATTGTGATGAGGTAGAGTTAGTGGTAAATGGTAAGTCTTTGGGTAAGAAATCACCGGGAGAAAGCTGGGATAAGATGCAATGTGAATGGATGGTGCCTTATGAACCGGGAACTATCCAGGCCATAGGTTATATGGCAGGAAAAGAGACAGTGAATGAAGTGATTGCTTCTGCTGATCCTCCATCACAAATATCACTGAGCGTAGACGGCAAAGCCTTACAATCCAAAAAGGGTGACATCGCCCAAGTTCGCGTGAGCAGTGAGGATAGAAATGGAGAATTTTATCCGTATGGTGAAAACAGGACCTACTTCACCGTCCTCGGGCCAGGAAGGATCAAAGCGCTGGACAATGGCAGCCCAGTGGACACGGAAAGCCATGTAGGTACAGATAACCGCACAGCCTTTTTTGGTTTGACGCGGGCCTACATAGCATCCACATCTGCTTATGGGGATATTTCCTTGGTAGCTGCTTCGATATTAGGAGAGAAACAACAAATAACTTCCAGGGAAGTCAGTATTGATGTGGCTATTTTGGGACTAAGAGGTGAAGTCCATGCTCCAGAGGTGAAGGTATACTATACCACAGATGGCAGGGAGCCTAACCTAGGAAGTAGTGCATATGACAATCCTTTTGAAGTAGCCCCTGGCACTATTGTGCGGGCATTGGTTACGCTGGATGGTATCCCTGCCCAAAGGCTGGAAGAAGAATTTGGTACTGGAGCAGGGATGGTCTGGGATGCGAAGACTTCAGCCAAAAAACTAGCTGGAGACCAAGCTGAAGACGCCAGTTACGTACAGGCAATCGTCTCCAGCGATGGACAAGGTTATAATGGCAAAGGCTATGTGGATTTTGGAAGAAATGCGGGTGGCTATGTGGAGTGGTACCAGGAAAACGATGGAAGTGATGGCGAGTTTGTACTAGAGTTAAGGTACAGTGCTTCCCCTAAGGTCAGGGATCAATACAGAGTGAGGCTGATGATCAATGGAAAAGAGCAAAACATCATCCTGCCTGCCACGAAAAACTATCGGAAAGATTGGGTAGTGAAAAATATCCGTGTAGATCTAAAAGCAGGAGCCAATAACATCCGCATAATGCCCATGGATGATGATGGATTTGCTATTGATCAACTTAAAATAAACTAAATAAAGAGTTCCTTAAACCTGAATTATGCATTAGCTTAATTGACTATCCGTGATAGTACACGTGATGAAACCATTATTAAAGGATGGTTACCTGCAAAATTCAGGAGACTCATTTTACTTATCTATTACGATTCCTAATGCATAAACCGTGTTAAAATCATGAGCAGATGAAAAAAGTACTATTGATTTGGGCGTTTGGTCTAGCTGGATTGGCGGGCTGTTCTTCCTCTACTACGCAAGATAAAACAGATCGAAAGCCAAATATATTGTGGATTTTTGTAGAGGATCTATCTCCATTTTTAGGGTGTTATGGCGATACGATTAATGATGGTCATACACCTATTATCGATGGTTTGACTTCGAATGGTGTGCTTTTCGAACGGGCCTATGCTACTGCCCCCGTATGTTCAGCTAGCCGTTCAGCTGTAATTACAGGGAAAATGCAGACCACCTTGGGAGTGCACCATCATCGGTCCAGCCGTACAGATGAAGGAAATGTGGTACCGGATAGTTTGAGGATTTACCTACCGGAAGAGGTAGAGACCATTCCTGAAATGATGAAGGAGGCAGGTTACTTTACCTTTAACAGCGGCAAAGATGACTATAATTTCCATTACGATCGCCTGGATTTGTATGATGTAGGAACGGCCTCAGATTATATCACCGGAATGAACGGGTGGCAGGGAAATAAGGCTGAGCATGCCCTGTCCATTACCAAGGATACTTGGACTGCCAGAAGTTCAAAGGAACAACCTTGGTTTGGGCAGATTGAATTGAAAGGAGGAAAGGCCGGAAATCAGTATGTAAGAGAAGGCGAACTACTTGCAGATGACGAGCTGCCCTTACCTCCTTACTTTCCGGATGTCCCTTCCCACAGAGAGGCTTGGACCACTCACTTTAATGCAAATCGTGGCACCGATGTCAGAGTAGAAGAGATACTCAAACAGCTGAAAGAGGATGGAGAATTGGAGCATACAGTAATCTTTTTCTTTTCGGACCACGGAAGCAATACTTCACTGAGGCATAAACAATTTTGCTACGAGGGGGGGATGAAAGTGCCATTGATCATCAGTGGGGACCATCCCTTCATTCAAAAGGGAACTAGAAACAGTGACTTGGTTTCCCTATTGGATGTGGCAGCGACCACACTGGAAATGGGAGGAGTTGAACGTCCTGAATATTTTGATGGACAGTCGCTCTTTTCGGAGGATTATCATGCTAGGGATTATGTGATTGGGGCGAGAGACCGATGTGATTTTACTATAGATAGGATCAGGACGGTTCGCACGGAGGACTTCCGGTACATTAGGAATTTTTTTCCGGAAAGATCCATGATGCAGCCAGGGTATAGGGACAATAAGCCCGTTGTCAAGGATTTGAAAGCATTGCACAAAGAAGGGAAGCTAACACCTTACCAAGACCAATTTTGGTTTGGGGATAGGCCCAAGGAGGAATTATACCTATTGAAAGATGATCCCCACCAAATCAACAACTTGGCCGGAGATCCCCAATACCAACAGGTATTGGAAGAGCATCGAGAGATACTGGAAAATTGGATAAAAGATACCAACGACCAAGGGCAATATCCTGAGGATCCTCGTCAACTGAAAGCTGTGTATGACTTATGGAAAGATCGTCCCCAATTTAAAGGACAAGACGTCAATCCCGAGTACAGACAGTTTTTAGGGAAATAAGATCGATGTTTTCCATATATGGTTATTTAAATGATTAGAACATGAAATATTTACTATTTACTTCATTACTTCTTTGGTATATGACCTGTAGCGCAGGTGCCAAAGAAAAGCAACCCAATATTATCATTCTTTTTGTCGATGATTATGGCTGGTCCCATGTAGGGTACCGAAATGCCACTTACCATACCCCGAACCTTGCCCAACTTAAACGTGAGGGAATGGAATTTACAAGAGCCTATGTGCCCACTCCCACATGTAGCCCCAGTAGAGCTTCCTTACTTACTGGAAAGGAAGCTATTAGGATGGAGATGCCCCGTCATATTCCCCATGAACATCCTGACGGATCCAATTCTTCCAAATACAGTTATTGGGAAACCGACCCATCTCATACTCCTTCGATAAACTGGTTGCCATTGGAAGAAGTTACCTATGCTGAAAGCCTGGCGAACGGTGGGTATACCAATTATTTTATTGGTAAGTGGCATTTGGGACACGAACCATACCATCCCATTCACCAGGGATTTGATGACCAGTTCGGTACAAGTAACTTTGGCCATCCCAGAAGTTATTATCCGCCTTATTTTAACAACTCCGATGTTCTGAAAGATACGCCATCCGATAAATACCTAACTGATAACCTGACTGATAGGGCAGTCGAATTTTTGGAAAATTACGATAAGACGAAGCCCTTCCAACTTTCGTTCTGGTACTATAACGTACATGGACCACATGAAGGGCCCAAGGAGTTGGTAGGCAAGTACCTTGATAGAGGGATGCCCAAGGCGGAAGCCAATTATGCGGCTATGGTCGAGGCCATGGATACCTCTGTGGGAAGAATCAAAGAAGCTGTCGAAAAAAACGGGTTGGCCGAAAATACGATCATCTTTCTGATATCTGATCAGGGAGGGCTTTTTTCCAATGCCCCCCTGAGCGGAGGAAAACGTGGCGGAAACACCTTGGGTGAAGGCGGTGCCCGGGTTCCTTTTATCGTGTGGTATCCCGAAATGATCGAAGCCGGCTCTGTTTTTACTGATCCGATTCAGACGATAGATGTGTATCCTACGCTTATGGATATAGCTGGACTTAAGGGCAATGACAACAAAGATATCAACGGCATTAGCCTTTTACCTGCTTTGAAGGGAGAGTCCCTTCCCAAGAGGAACTTGTATTTTTATAGGGCCTATGAAGATCAATATGCTGCGATTATAAGGGGACCATGGAAACTAAAAAAATACCGTAGCGGAAAGGTAGAGCTGTATAATATCGATGAAGATATTAGCGAGACCCATGATCTGGTGGAATCAGAAAAGAAAATGACCAGAGCACTGGCAAATAGCCTAGCTGAATGGGAAAAAGAAGCGGTTCCTTTCAAATGATAGCACAATGAAAACTTTCCAGAATACTTTCCTAAGGCTGGGGTTGGTAATAGGTACTGGTCTCATAGTGGCTTCCTGTTCTTCATCCAAGGAAAGTGAACAAGATCCCCGTCCCAATATCATTTGGCTTATGGCCGAAGATATCAGCACCGATTTAGAATGCTATGGCACCGCAGGAGTCCAAACACCCCATTTAAATTGGCTAGCCGAAAATGGTACCAAATTTGAAAATGCGTACGTGACCAATTCGATATGTTCACCCAGTAGATCTGCGATGATGGTGGGTGTACACCAAAATCAGACCAATACCCAGCACCACAGGAGCAATCGTAATATTCCACTGGATACTGCTTATAAGCCATTTACGTATTGGCTGCGAAAGGCAGGTTATACCACCGTTTTAGGGCATCATGGAGTGATGGATAAGGGGCGCAAGACCGATGTGAACTTTAAACATACACCTACTGGTGAGTGGGATGGTACGGAGGATTTTGGATTATTTGATAATCTAGATACGATTCGTTCAAGTGAGCAGCCATTTTTTGCCCAAATTCAATTGAAGGCAACCCACAGGGGGGATTGGTGGGACGATGTGAGAGAAAGATCTTCTGACCCTGTGGATCCAGAAAAGGTAGAGTTGCCCCCATATATGGCCGATGACCCGGTGATCCGTTTGGACTGGGCCAAGTACTTGGATCAAATGGAATATATCGATAACGAAGTGGGGATGATCATGGAAGAGTTGGAACAAAAAGGCCTGGCAGATAATACCATCATTATCTTTATCGGTGATAATGGAAGGTGTAACATACGCGGAAAAGGGTATTTATTCGAAGCAGGGGTACATATTCCGTTGATTATTTATGACCCCAGAAAGAAAGGCCAAAAAGTAAACCATCAATTGGTAAGTGCGACGGATATCACGGCTACTGTTTTGGAATATGCAGGGGCCAATCTTCCTGAATACCTGACGGGTACGCCGATTTTTAAGGAGGGGAGTGGTCGCTCCCAAGTTTATTCATCGCGTGATTTGTGGGATGAGGTGATGGAAAAATCCCGCGCTGTAACCACCGATCGATGGAAATATATACGACATGACAAGCCTGAGCTGCCTTATGAAGTGGGACAGGCTTATCTGGAATTTTATCGGCCAGCAGTACACGTGATGAGGCGACTTTATGACCATGATTCACTGTCTCCTTCCCAAGCCTATTTCTTTGGGGATGCTAAACCGACAGAGGAATTGTATGATTTGAAAAATGATCCTTTAGAGCTAAATAACCTTGCCTTAAGCCCCGAGTACAGGACGATAAAAAAACAGCTGCGGGAGGAATTGAATACTATTGAAAAGCGGTTTTCTACGACGGGGCCGCTAGAAATAGAACATCCAGGAGCTGTGGATGTATTAAAATGGCTTAAAGAAGAAAAACCATCTGTGTATAAACAGATACAAGAAGGAAAGGAAGTAGGTTATAAAAAATACGCTGCCCAATATAAGAAACACCTGAATGAATAGGGGGGAAATTGAACCAGGGTTAAATGCTGTTTGGTTAAGGGGATTTCTGCCACTGGAGGAAAGGATATGGTTACTCTTTGTCCTGCACCAAAAAAGTAACAAAGATAAAGGGGGAGAACTGTAGGAAATTGCCCCGGATACCAAGACATCGGAAAAAGTAAGGTAAAGTAGCTAACTTATTTGATAACTACATTAGGTACATAAGGCACAATAGGGAAAGTGTCCAAAAAACATTGCCCTCACCCAGGCTGAAAGCCTAGTTCAACACCTCCATCTAGCCATACCAAATCCCACGATATATAAACCTCAG
Coding sequences within it:
- a CDS encoding glycoside hydrolase family 2 TIM barrel-domain containing protein produces the protein MLPKQDKMNRVAINGFLLLYAFFLVATTNGQSRISINNDWKFKLGDHPEVLERDFRPAGWRTLDVPHDWSIEGEYDKDAPMGGRGGYLPSGIGWYYKEIPVAASWKGKMVSIEFDGVFMNSTVWVNGDSLGTRPYGWISFDYDVSGKVVQDSVLRVAVRVDNTPQPAARWYTGSGIYANTWLRVTDLIHTEERETFVRTEDNIVKTSGTIRNAGSSSEGLTATMAILDKEGKTVSSIGKKYHLPAGGEVAFNEEIEVPEVKKWSPGAPYLYRQVITLAKGKKVYHQDTVTFGFREVEWKPKSGVWINGEHIKLRGVCNHQDAGAFGAAVPDKILRYRIQQLKDMGVNAIRTAHNPQTPQFYEMCDEMGMLVMDEIFDGWEQKADNDYGARFFDDWWERDLTDWVKRDRNHPSIILYSIGNETHGDIAKSMVSKCHQLDPSRPVTSGHSASEYMDVFGVNGASEKKGWLQSMPTDRVFVGTENTHTWQVRGFYRTKTWYRDGYPNQRQQPYYYPDLTENELFTYDWADASAKTHYKQVFNSSYDNAMVRLTSRQSIELLRDTPHYAGTFRWTGHDYIGEATYVHGGWPFRAFMGGAIDLANFEKDLYYLYKSQWTTDPMVHILPHWTHPTLKRGALVPVWVYSNCDEVELVVNGKSLGKKSPGESWDKMQCEWMVPYEPGTIQAIGYMAGKETVNEVIASADPPSQISLSVDGKALQSKKGDIAQVRVSSEDRNGEFYPYGENRTYFTVLGPGRIKALDNGSPVDTESHVGTDNRTAFFGLTRAYIASTSAYGDISLVAASILGEKQQITSREVSIDVAILGLRGEVHAPEVKVYYTTDGREPNLGSSAYDNPFEVAPGTIVRALVTLDGIPAQRLEEEFGTGAGMVWDAKTSAKKLAGDQAEDASYVQAIVSSDGQGYNGKGYVDFGRNAGGYVEWYQENDGSDGEFVLELRYSASPKVRDQYRVRLMINGKEQNIILPATKNYRKDWVVKNIRVDLKAGANNIRIMPMDDDGFAIDQLKIN
- a CDS encoding sulfatase encodes the protein MKYLLFTSLLLWYMTCSAGAKEKQPNIIILFVDDYGWSHVGYRNATYHTPNLAQLKREGMEFTRAYVPTPTCSPSRASLLTGKEAIRMEMPRHIPHEHPDGSNSSKYSYWETDPSHTPSINWLPLEEVTYAESLANGGYTNYFIGKWHLGHEPYHPIHQGFDDQFGTSNFGHPRSYYPPYFNNSDVLKDTPSDKYLTDNLTDRAVEFLENYDKTKPFQLSFWYYNVHGPHEGPKELVGKYLDRGMPKAEANYAAMVEAMDTSVGRIKEAVEKNGLAENTIIFLISDQGGLFSNAPLSGGKRGGNTLGEGGARVPFIVWYPEMIEAGSVFTDPIQTIDVYPTLMDIAGLKGNDNKDINGISLLPALKGESLPKRNLYFYRAYEDQYAAIIRGPWKLKKYRSGKVELYNIDEDISETHDLVESEKKMTRALANSLAEWEKEAVPFK
- a CDS encoding arylsulfatase, with amino-acid sequence MIKKIQPLLVALFMVALSVNGQQDKTPKKPNIIYILADDLGYGDLGCYGQDKILTPNLDDMAASGVKFTQHYAGQTVCSPSRCSLMTGKHMGNASVKRNGQLMDSNDVTVAELLKEAGYTTGAIGKWGLSNGPLQTNSANQKGFDHWFGYDNQGFAHFYYPEYMWRNHTKVNYPENVSIRDASGAYLQGRGTYSHDEFTKEALWFIEENKDNPFFLYLPYTIPHAELTVPEDSLEPYSSLGWPERKKKEGGGGGTPGDEGYGSQYDGGYCAQDNPNATYAAMISRMDRDIGKIRALISQLGLDENTIIMFASDNGPDEAGGNDLDFFNSTAGLRGRKRDIYEGGIRSPFIVEWKGSIPSGTVNNMPSAFWDFLPTACDLAGVTIPEYTDGVSLLPTLLGKKKQQKKHDYLYWEWGTVQAVRVDNWKLHYINSTKNDSKPIYELYDLDKDPFEINNVAQSHPQLINKLKKYFADATQTR
- a CDS encoding sulfatase family protein yields the protein MKKVLLIWAFGLAGLAGCSSSTTQDKTDRKPNILWIFVEDLSPFLGCYGDTINDGHTPIIDGLTSNGVLFERAYATAPVCSASRSAVITGKMQTTLGVHHHRSSRTDEGNVVPDSLRIYLPEEVETIPEMMKEAGYFTFNSGKDDYNFHYDRLDLYDVGTASDYITGMNGWQGNKAEHALSITKDTWTARSSKEQPWFGQIELKGGKAGNQYVREGELLADDELPLPPYFPDVPSHREAWTTHFNANRGTDVRVEEILKQLKEDGELEHTVIFFFSDHGSNTSLRHKQFCYEGGMKVPLIISGDHPFIQKGTRNSDLVSLLDVAATTLEMGGVERPEYFDGQSLFSEDYHARDYVIGARDRCDFTIDRIRTVRTEDFRYIRNFFPERSMMQPGYRDNKPVVKDLKALHKEGKLTPYQDQFWFGDRPKEELYLLKDDPHQINNLAGDPQYQQVLEEHREILENWIKDTNDQGQYPEDPRQLKAVYDLWKDRPQFKGQDVNPEYRQFLGK
- a CDS encoding sulfatase family protein codes for the protein MKTFQNTFLRLGLVIGTGLIVASCSSSKESEQDPRPNIIWLMAEDISTDLECYGTAGVQTPHLNWLAENGTKFENAYVTNSICSPSRSAMMVGVHQNQTNTQHHRSNRNIPLDTAYKPFTYWLRKAGYTTVLGHHGVMDKGRKTDVNFKHTPTGEWDGTEDFGLFDNLDTIRSSEQPFFAQIQLKATHRGDWWDDVRERSSDPVDPEKVELPPYMADDPVIRLDWAKYLDQMEYIDNEVGMIMEELEQKGLADNTIIIFIGDNGRCNIRGKGYLFEAGVHIPLIIYDPRKKGQKVNHQLVSATDITATVLEYAGANLPEYLTGTPIFKEGSGRSQVYSSRDLWDEVMEKSRAVTTDRWKYIRHDKPELPYEVGQAYLEFYRPAVHVMRRLYDHDSLSPSQAYFFGDAKPTEELYDLKNDPLELNNLALSPEYRTIKKQLREELNTIEKRFSTTGPLEIEHPGAVDVLKWLKEEKPSVYKQIQEGKEVGYKKYAAQYKKHLNE